The genomic DNA ACCGCCTCACCCGGCACCGAGCTGAGACCCGCGAGCGACACGATGTTGACGATGTACCCGCCGCGACCCTTCATCGCCTCGATCGCGGCCACCGTGCCGTTGATGGTGCCGAGCGCGTTGACCTCCATGATGAGGCGGCGCGTGTCGGCGTCCTGCTCCCACGCGGGGCCGGTCATGAGCACGCCCGCGTTGTTGACCCAGAGCGCGAGATGCCCTGCGCGAGAGACGATCTCGTCACGCGCGGCGGCGACGGCGTCCACGTCACGGACGTCGAGCGCGTACGCCGTCGCCCGGTCGCCGAGGTCGGCCGCGGTCGCCTTGGCAGCGCCCTCGTCGAGGTCGGTGACGAGCACGTCGTACCCGCGGTCGACGAGGAGCCGCGCGATCTGCTGTCCGAGACCACGGCCGGCGCCGGTGACGACGGCCCCGCCCATCGGCGTACGGGAGGTCACGCCTGCGCCTGGCGAAGGCCGGCCTGGACCTGGCCGTACTCGATGCCGCCGTGCACGAACGTCGGCAGCACCGGCCAGAACCGCTTCCACGGGGCGAGCTCGGTCGACGGCAGGATCTGCAGCCGGCGCGGGTCGCGCTTGGACGGGTCGGCCATGATCTTCTCCTTGATCATGGAGTCGTACTGGTCGAGCGAGTCCTCGAGCGTGTTGGAGTTGGGGCAGATCTCGCGGCCGTAGGTGCGGGCGTACGAGCGCACGCCGGGGATCGTGGACAGCTCGGGCTGCCAGTTGTCCAGCGAGATGCCGTTCTCGGACGAGACCCACACGCCGTCGGGGGTGTTGATCGCGAGCGAGTGGTTGCCGTCGGTGTGGCCGGGGGTCCACAGCAGGGCGATGCCCGGGCCGAGCTCGATGTCGCGGTCGAACGTCGCGAAACGGCTCGGGTCGACACCGTCGAGGCCGTCCTCGACGTACCAGGCCCACTGCATCGGGTGGATCGACTGCAAGGTGGCGAGCTCACGCTCGTGCACCAGCATCTTCGCGTCGCCGAACAGCGGCTTGCGCGGCGCGGACTCGCCGGGGATGGCCTTCGAGGAGCCCATGATCATGCGCGGGTCCTGCACGTGCAGGTGGTCGAACGTGCAGAAGTCGATGTCGTCCGGAGTGAGACCGACGAGACGCAGCACGTCGTCGGGCTCGTTCATGTACTTCAGCATGAAGCCCTCGAACTTCTTGCTGAGACCGAACGGGACCTTGTCCATCGTGCGCTGCAGGTTGTCGTAGAACGGCGCCTCGGCCGAGCCCTCGGGCATCGTCGGCTCGAAGACGAGCGTGCGTGCGCGGCCGTCCCAGTCGTCGTACTGGACGACGATCATGCGGTTGATCATCGCGATGAGCGGCAGGTGCGGCGCCACGACGGCACCGTTGAACGCGAACGAGACGGGGTACGGCGCAGCCGCGATGTCGACCGACTTCACCGCACGCACCTGGCCCTGCTGGACGAACCGCTTCTTGTACGCGGTCGTCGCGTCGCGGACGGCCTGAAGTCGGTCGCCGCGCGGCCACACCTCGTGGACGCCGTCGAACTCGGGGATGGTGCGCGCGCCGATCTCGGTGAGCGGCGTGCTGGTGCCAGCGCTGGGCGTGTCGGTCAACGTCATCCCTCAAGAGTGCCCGGCACTGTGACGCAGGTCTCGCCCTCGGACGCCAGTTTCTTAACTCTGCGCGCCACTCGGGTGCGCGTGGCGACCGGCCTCGGCGCGTAGCTCGCGGGGGCTCGCGCCGTGCCACCGGCGTACGGCCCGCGTCAGCGCCGACTGCTCGGTGAACCCGACGAGCGGACGGCCTCGTCGGCGAGGTCGACGTCGTACGCCGGCAACCCGGTCGCGGTGTGATGGGCCTCGGTGAGCATG from Luteipulveratus halotolerans includes the following:
- a CDS encoding MBL fold metallo-hydrolase; the protein is MTLTDTPSAGTSTPLTEIGARTIPEFDGVHEVWPRGDRLQAVRDATTAYKKRFVQQGQVRAVKSVDIAAAPYPVSFAFNGAVVAPHLPLIAMINRMIVVQYDDWDGRARTLVFEPTMPEGSAEAPFYDNLQRTMDKVPFGLSKKFEGFMLKYMNEPDDVLRLVGLTPDDIDFCTFDHLHVQDPRMIMGSSKAIPGESAPRKPLFGDAKMLVHERELATLQSIHPMQWAWYVEDGLDGVDPSRFATFDRDIELGPGIALLWTPGHTDGNHSLAINTPDGVWVSSENGISLDNWQPELSTIPGVRSYARTYGREICPNSNTLEDSLDQYDSMIKEKIMADPSKRDPRRLQILPSTELAPWKRFWPVLPTFVHGGIEYGQVQAGLRQAQA
- a CDS encoding SDR family NAD(P)-dependent oxidoreductase, with amino-acid sequence MTSRTPMGGAVVTGAGRGLGQQIARLLVDRGYDVLVTDLDEGAAKATAADLGDRATAYALDVRDVDAVAAARDEIVSRAGHLALWVNNAGVLMTGPAWEQDADTRRLIMEVNALGTINGTVAAIEAMKGRGGYIVNIVSLAGLSSVPGEAVYAASKHAAIGFSLSTLSDLRLAGITNIDISCVCPDGIWTPMLHDKLDDPGSALSFSGKLLQPSEVVEAVASVLDSPRPVTTVPKWRGAQVRLGDTFPSLALRIIPSVVKQGRRTQRKLLKTGGPKPR